A window of Polyangia bacterium contains these coding sequences:
- a CDS encoding GGDEF domain-containing protein, whose protein sequence is MAGEGDPPKQHITRTQPAVPPDRAPDGDKRNRAYLVVLAGVSAGEMYQVQGEKTVIGRGPKVTLRLNDEGVSREHCQILFEGNRVVLQDLGSTNGTFCNGTRIDRRELADGDKIMVGSTTILRFTYHDHLDEVFQRQMFESALRDGLTKVFNRKYFTDCLDKEFAYATRHNTPLALIFVDIDFFRKINESCGHAAGDFVLSELSVMLASLVRTEDILARFGGEEFTVLCRGTDLPGALVVAERLRTTIQARTFTFGGRNIPVTVSIGVSAIPDPSIRDDSAFLAAADKAMYEAKRSGRNRVSVRRDENTPGPVLK, encoded by the coding sequence ATGGCAGGGGAGGGCGATCCGCCCAAGCAGCACATCACCCGCACACAGCCTGCGGTGCCGCCCGATCGCGCGCCCGACGGTGACAAGCGCAACCGCGCCTACCTGGTGGTGCTGGCCGGGGTCAGCGCCGGCGAGATGTATCAGGTGCAGGGTGAAAAGACGGTCATCGGGCGCGGCCCCAAGGTCACGCTGCGCCTGAACGACGAAGGCGTCTCGCGCGAGCACTGCCAGATCCTGTTCGAAGGCAACCGGGTGGTGTTGCAGGACCTTGGGTCGACCAACGGCACGTTCTGTAACGGCACGCGCATCGATCGGCGCGAGCTCGCGGACGGCGACAAGATCATGGTCGGCTCGACGACCATCCTGCGCTTCACCTATCACGATCACCTGGACGAGGTGTTCCAGCGCCAGATGTTCGAGTCGGCGTTGCGCGACGGCCTGACCAAGGTGTTCAACCGCAAATACTTCACCGACTGCCTGGACAAGGAATTCGCCTACGCCACCCGGCACAACACGCCGCTGGCTTTGATCTTCGTGGACATCGACTTTTTCCGGAAGATCAACGAAAGCTGCGGCCACGCCGCCGGTGACTTTGTGCTGTCCGAATTGTCGGTGATGCTGGCGTCGCTGGTGCGGACCGAAGACATCCTGGCTCGCTTCGGGGGCGAGGAATTCACCGTGCTTTGCCGCGGCACCGACCTGCCGGGCGCGCTGGTGGTGGCGGAACGTCTGCGCACCACCATTCAGGCGCGCACGTTCACCTTCGGGGGGCGCAACATCCCGGTCACCGTCAGCATCGGCGTCTCGGCCATTCCGGATCCCAGCATTCGCGACGATTCGGCGTTCCTGGCGGCGGCGGACAAGGCGATGTACGAGGCCAAACGCTCGGGCCGCAACCGGGTGTCCGTGCGCCGCGACGAGAACACGCCCGGTCCGGTCCTCAAGTAA
- the lgt gene encoding prolipoprotein diacylglyceryl transferase — MRPVLINIPSKFLFVVALVLAVGTLVYDTIQRRRDPKRPRSSTPLYMLAGAELLIGFKSGSWFPSGAGFSHPWTPVPIYSYGVMLGTSLIVGWFLAMRLAKEDGIRQDDAAAIYMWTAVWAIVGARLLYVLTNLSDFNNFFEIFMVNRGGLVAYGGMIGGFLASWYGCHKRKIPLLKWADVAAPQVVLGTAITRVGCLLFGCDFGARSDDLPWAIRFPKDSPAWKHHVQDFGLSRDALWSYPVHPTQIYEALVGLALFGLLMLLRRYRKFSGQVFLGWVLGYGIMRPLIEIVRDDDQRGNVGPLSTSQFIGIISVALGLALLVYLVRRYRRDPQSLRLWQQPALAAGDGAATAPSSPARGGGKRRKRR; from the coding sequence ATGCGGCCGGTACTGATCAACATTCCCTCCAAGTTTCTGTTTGTGGTGGCGTTGGTGCTGGCGGTGGGCACGCTCGTCTACGACACCATCCAGCGCCGCCGCGATCCCAAGCGGCCGCGCAGCTCGACGCCGCTTTACATGCTGGCGGGCGCCGAGTTGCTGATCGGCTTCAAGTCGGGCTCGTGGTTTCCGTCGGGAGCCGGCTTTTCCCATCCCTGGACGCCGGTGCCGATCTACTCGTACGGCGTCATGCTGGGCACGTCGCTGATCGTCGGCTGGTTTTTGGCCATGCGTCTGGCCAAGGAAGACGGCATTCGCCAGGACGATGCGGCGGCCATCTATATGTGGACGGCGGTGTGGGCGATCGTCGGGGCGCGGCTGCTTTACGTCCTTACCAATCTCAGCGACTTCAACAATTTTTTCGAGATTTTCATGGTCAACCGCGGCGGGCTGGTGGCCTACGGCGGGATGATCGGCGGCTTTCTGGCCAGCTGGTACGGCTGCCACAAGCGTAAGATCCCGCTTCTCAAATGGGCCGACGTGGCGGCGCCGCAGGTGGTGCTGGGCACCGCCATCACCCGCGTTGGCTGCCTGTTGTTCGGGTGTGACTTCGGCGCGCGTAGCGACGATCTGCCATGGGCGATTCGTTTTCCCAAGGACAGTCCGGCCTGGAAACACCACGTGCAGGACTTCGGGCTTTCGCGCGATGCCTTGTGGTCGTACCCGGTGCACCCGACGCAAATCTACGAAGCGCTGGTGGGGCTGGCCTTGTTCGGTCTGCTGATGCTGCTGCGCCGATACCGCAAGTTCTCCGGGCAGGTCTTTCTGGGCTGGGTGCTGGGCTACGGCATCATGCGCCCACTCATCGAGATAGTCCGCGATGACGACCAGCGCGGCAACGTCGGACCGTTGTCGACGTCGCAGTTCATCGGGATCATCTCGGTGGCGTTGGGTCTGGCCCTGCTGGTGTACCTGGTGCGCCGCTACCGGCGCGATCCGCAGTCGCTGCGCTTGTGGCAGCAGCCGGCCCTGGCCGCCGGCGACGGGGCGGCCACAGCGCCGTCCTCGCCAGCCCGCGGCGGTGGCAAACGGCGCAAGCGTCGCTAG
- the dnaK gene encoding molecular chaperone DnaK: MGKIIGIDLGTTNSVVAIMEGKDPKVIPNEEGGRLTPSVVAWDDKGEVLVGQIARRQAITNPENTVYSIKRFMGRRFDEVGDETKRIPYKVARGGNGEAGVEIRGKKNSPPEISAKILGKLKRAAEDYLGEKVTEAVITVPAYFNDAQRQATKDAGRIAGLDVKRIVNEPTAAALAYGLDKGKDHLIAVYDFGGGTFDISILEVGEKVVEVVSTNGDTHLGGDDIDLQVMDWLIAEFKKDQGIDVSKDKMVIQRLREAAEKAKIELSSVSETEINLPFLTADASGPKHMQVKLSRAKLEQLMGDLVNRTIEPSKKALADANKKASDIAEVVLVGGSTRIPMVQKLVKEFFGREPHKGVNPDEVVALGAAVQAGVLSGDVKDMLLLDVTPLSLGIETLGGVMTTLIPRNTTIPTKKSEVFSTAADNQSSVEVKVFQGERPMATDNRLLGKFGLDGLPSAPRGMPQIEVTFDIDANGIVNVSAKDKATSKQQHITITASSGISEADIQRMVKDAQEHETEDKKRREAIEARNQLESLSFTVQKHLDENRDKIPDTDKAELEEALKETKVTLEANRDPKDADALKAAFEKLQKASHKMAEVLYRAASNAGGGDGAAPGGGAPSEGAPGTGSKDDVIDAEYTDAPKNT; the protein is encoded by the coding sequence ATGGGCAAGATCATCGGAATCGACCTGGGCACCACCAACTCCGTCGTGGCCATCATGGAAGGCAAGGACCCCAAGGTCATCCCCAACGAAGAAGGCGGCCGTCTGACCCCGTCGGTGGTGGCGTGGGATGACAAGGGTGAGGTGCTGGTCGGGCAGATTGCACGCCGCCAGGCGATCACCAACCCCGAGAACACCGTCTATTCCATCAAGCGCTTCATGGGCCGTCGCTTTGACGAGGTCGGCGACGAGACCAAGCGCATCCCGTACAAGGTCGCGCGCGGCGGCAACGGCGAAGCGGGGGTCGAGATCCGCGGCAAGAAGAACTCGCCGCCGGAGATCTCGGCTAAGATCCTGGGCAAGCTGAAACGCGCCGCCGAGGACTATCTGGGCGAGAAGGTCACCGAGGCGGTGATCACCGTTCCGGCGTACTTCAACGATGCCCAGCGCCAGGCGACCAAGGACGCCGGCCGCATCGCTGGCCTGGACGTGAAGCGCATCGTCAACGAGCCGACGGCCGCCGCGCTGGCCTATGGCCTGGACAAGGGCAAGGACCACCTGATCGCCGTTTATGACTTCGGTGGCGGTACGTTCGATATCTCGATCCTCGAGGTCGGCGAAAAGGTCGTCGAGGTTGTCTCCACCAATGGCGACACCCACCTCGGTGGTGACGACATCGACTTGCAGGTGATGGACTGGCTGATCGCCGAGTTCAAGAAGGACCAGGGCATCGACGTCTCCAAGGACAAGATGGTCATCCAGCGTCTGCGCGAGGCCGCCGAGAAGGCGAAGATCGAGCTGTCATCGGTCAGCGAGACGGAGATCAACCTGCCGTTTTTGACCGCCGACGCCAGCGGACCGAAGCACATGCAGGTCAAGCTGTCGCGCGCCAAGCTGGAACAGTTGATGGGCGATCTCGTCAACCGCACCATCGAGCCGTCGAAGAAAGCACTGGCCGACGCCAACAAGAAGGCCTCCGACATCGCCGAGGTGGTGCTGGTCGGCGGTTCGACCCGCATCCCGATGGTGCAGAAGCTGGTGAAGGAATTCTTCGGCCGGGAGCCGCACAAAGGTGTCAACCCCGACGAGGTCGTCGCGCTGGGCGCGGCGGTGCAAGCGGGCGTGCTGTCGGGCGATGTGAAGGACATGTTGCTGTTGGATGTGACGCCGCTGTCGCTGGGCATCGAGACCCTGGGTGGCGTGATGACCACGCTCATCCCGCGCAACACCACCATCCCGACCAAGAAGTCCGAGGTGTTCTCCACCGCGGCGGACAATCAGAGCTCCGTCGAGGTGAAGGTGTTCCAAGGCGAACGTCCCATGGCCACGGACAATCGGCTGCTGGGCAAGTTCGGCCTGGACGGTCTGCCGTCGGCGCCGCGTGGGATGCCGCAGATCGAAGTCACGTTCGACATCGACGCCAACGGCATCGTCAACGTGTCGGCCAAGGACAAGGCCACCAGCAAGCAGCAACACATCACCATCACCGCTTCTTCAGGCATCTCCGAGGCGGATATCCAGCGCATGGTAAAAGATGCCCAGGAGCACGAGACCGAGGACAAGAAGCGGCGCGAGGCCATCGAGGCGCGCAATCAGCTCGAATCGCTGAGCTTCACGGTGCAAAAGCACCTGGATGAAAACCGCGACAAGATCCCAGACACCGACAAGGCCGAACTGGAAGAGGCGCTGAAGGAAACCAAGGTCACCCTGGAGGCGAACCGCGACCCCAAGGATGCCGACGCGCTGAAGGCCGCCTTCGAGAAGCTGCAGAAGGCTTCGCACAAGATGGCCGAGGTCCTGTACCGTGCCGCCTCGAACGCCGGTGGCGGCGACGGTGCCGCCCCGGGCGGCGGCGCTCCGTCGGAGGGCGCACCCGGTACCGGCAGCAAGGATGACGTCATCGACGCCGAATACACCGACGCGCCGAAGAACACCTAA
- the sixA gene encoding phosphohistidine phosphatase SixA has protein sequence MRVTLIRHGEAEARAPRDEERALTKRGRADVRRVGRALCHQGVRFSLIISSPLARAVQTAEIVAAAVNYRGAIVVTRALIPDADVAGIRALLGQHADASSVALVAHEPILSAAAAALLGVGGVPALKKSEAIRIRLADGPAGAGRFRWRIEPASGKRQRQ, from the coding sequence ATGCGCGTGACGCTGATTCGCCACGGCGAGGCCGAGGCACGCGCCCCGCGCGACGAGGAACGGGCGTTGACCAAACGTGGCCGCGCTGACGTGCGACGGGTGGGCCGCGCGCTTTGCCATCAGGGGGTTCGCTTCTCGCTGATCATCAGCAGCCCGCTGGCCCGTGCGGTGCAAACGGCGGAGATCGTGGCCGCCGCCGTCAACTACCGCGGCGCCATCGTCGTCACCCGCGCGTTGATCCCTGACGCGGACGTGGCGGGCATTCGCGCGCTGCTTGGCCAGCACGCCGACGCGTCGTCGGTGGCGCTGGTGGCGCACGAGCCGATCTTGTCGGCGGCGGCGGCGGCTCTGTTGGGGGTGGGCGGCGTCCCGGCCCTGAAAAAGTCCGAGGCCATCCGCATCCGCCTCGCCGATGGTCCTGCCGGTGCCGGCCGTTTTCGCTGGCGCATCGAGCCTGCGTCGGGCAAGCGACAGCGACAATAG